The genomic region TTAATTTAGTTATTTTTCTTCTTCTAATTTGCAGTGGAATGTATGTTGCATGCATATAGTTTATTATTAATGCATTTCTAAATAAAGGACTAAAAAAAACCTTGTCATGAAAGATCACTCCTAGTTCGTTTACTACTACTCCTACATACGCGCTTCTCCGAAGCAATTTCCTCAAGCGCATAGATCCGAGGTTTAGATTGTTTGTGTGTGCACACATTTTTCGGGGAAGTCGTAGTAGGTAGGTACATACATCAATCAATTCTACGAGTTTGCAAGTTTCTGCGACCGTAACAATACAACAGAAGATATACCAGATCCGTTCATTGCCTCGGATTCTAGGCCTCTCGTCTGGTATACTCGAAGAAGCAATGGTGCAACTGATAGCGGAATGGCACACTGAAAGCCTACATTTGTTGTAGCTTAAACCTAAAAAGCCTGGTGTAGTGTAGTGCCTAGTACTAGTTGGTATGGTCCACACACCACGTACGCTGGTGAATTTAACAACAAAACACAGTCGCCCCACACACACCACTAGTAGTCTCCTGACGCAGTAAATTGGCTCGACCGGCCACGCTCTTCAATCTCTGAACAGTGGTGACATATGCTGCCGCCCCTCGCCATTATTGATTCCCATGTCATCTGTACCGCTGCCGTGCATATATTGGCATCAATGATTCCATGTGACTCTACACTCTACAGCGGCAGAGCAGTGAATGCAGCGTATAGTACGACGTGCTAGAACGTGTGTATCTATATATCTATCTATCACTGCGGATCAAAGGGCTGAGAATCCTCTTAAATCCGTAGTTCAACACGTCGTACACAATTACGTCTACCTAGTAGTTAATAACCCAAGTAAATAATCAGTTAAAATATAACACTGATTCCGTGCATGCATACACCCTCACAGCTCAGCTGCTGGGCCTGCCGCTGCTGCCGTCGCACACGGACGCGGCGtcgagcggcggcggcgacgcggCGCTGCACGGCGTGAACtacgcgtcggcggcggcggggatCCTGGACAACACGGGGCAGAACTTCGTGGGGCGCATCCCGTTCAACCAGCAGATCAAGAACTTCGAGCAGACGCTGGAGCAGCTGCGGCgccggacgacgacgacgaggccgggcgcgggcgcgggcgggctggCGCGGAGCATCTTCTACGTGGGCATGGGCAGCAACGACTACCTCAACAACTACCTCATGCCCAACTACAACACCCGCAACGAGTACAACGGCGACCAGTACTCCACGCTGCTGGTGCGCCAGTACGCCAGGCAGCTCGACGCGCTCTACGGCCTGGGCGCCCGCAGGTTCGTCATCGCCGGGGTGGGCTCCATGGCCTGCATCCCCAACATGCGCGCGCGGAGCCCCGTCAACATGTGCTCGCCCGACGTCGACGACCTCATCATCCCTTTCAACACCAAGGTCAAGGCCATGGTGACCAGCCTCAACGCCAACCGCCCGGACGCCAAGTTCATCTACGTCGACAACTACGCCATGATCTCCCAGATCCTAAGCAACCCGTGGTCCTACGGTACGCCATGATCAGCAGCAGCAACTTCGATGCAGCTGGGGAGTCAGTAGTACGTCTCAACTCTCAATCTCTGGTTGTTGGTGCAGGGTTCAGCGTGGCCGACCGCGGCTGCTGCGGCATCGGGAGGAACCGGGGCATGATCACCTGCCTGCCCTTCCTGCGCCCGTGCCTCAACCGCAACTCCTACATCTTCTGGGACGCCTTCCACCCGACGGAGAGGGTCAACGTGCTCCTCGGCAGGGCCGCCTTCAGTGGCGGCAACGACGTCGTCTACCCCATGAACATCCAGCAGCTCGCCGCATGGCAGCCGTGACTCAGTGCAAAGCTATCGATCGATCGATGCGTCGTTTTGTAGCGCTACTTACTGCTATAGCGTGTGTGTGTGGTCATGAGTAGGAGGGAGCTGAGCGGAGAGTTATGGTACGGTGTGTATCCGACCAGTCTCCTGTTGTTTGGGgggtcaacatcgtgtctcttttGTTTTTGGTTCATCATATCAGTTAGTTATCTATCAGTGTTTGTTCGCTTATTACCTGTACTGCATCAC from Zea mays cultivar B73 chromosome 6, Zm-B73-REFERENCE-NAM-5.0, whole genome shotgun sequence harbors:
- the LOC100281363 gene encoding anther-specific proline-rich protein APG precursor, translated to MAAAVALLLLSALGGAAAQVFPPWNGTFPMGPGFGGGSSSGGAAAGAGAGTGVPAMFVFGDSLTDNGNNNDLNSLAKANYPPYGIDFAGGPTGRFSNGYTMVDEIAQLLGLPLLPSHTDAASSGGGDAALHGVNYASAAAGILDNTGQNFVGRIPFNQQIKNFEQTLEQLRRRTTTTRPGAGAGGLARSIFYVGMGSNDYLNNYLMPNYNTRNEYNGDQYSTLLVRQYARQLDALYGLGARRFVIAGVGSMACIPNMRARSPVNMCSPDVDDLIIPFNTKVKAMVTSLNANRPDAKFIYVDNYAMISQILSNPWSYGFSVADRGCCGIGRNRGMITCLPFLRPCLNRNSYIFWDAFHPTERVNVLLGRAAFSGGNDVVYPMNIQQLAAWQP